The genomic DNA ATTCGAGTTCTATCCGCCAGAAAGCCAGAAGGCGTCACCGCGCCTGTGATTCGGGATAACGGGCCGAGAAACCTGGAAACCGCCTATCAAAATTTGATCTAGAATTTTGCATCGATTTCGATCACAATATCGGGCGCACGAGGGGTGGCCCCCCTTGTTGCGATGAGGCAACGGATCGTCTTGCCAGCCCCGCCCACGGCCCCCTGCCCAACGTTCGATGATCGCCGAAGCCAAACCGCTTGCTCCTGAATTCTCCATCGAGCGCCGTCCGAACGGCGTGTTGCTGGTTCGTATTCCCTCCAGACGCGACTGCGCAAATCCCTTGCCAGATGCAGTCTTCACATTCCGCATCGGCGACCCGCAGTACGACTACTGGAAACGACAGGCCACGCAGTTAGATAGCCAATGCAACGCGTAAGTCCGTCTCAAAGAATTCAACCCTCCCCAAGCCAACCGGTTCGGCGCGCCAGCGAGGGAACCGTAGACTCAATTCTACCATGTGTATCCGAGTCGCAGCGCTCGCGCTCTATTAAACTTGGATGGTTCACAGCTATTAAGCCGGCAGTTGAGGAGCAAAACGGCGACACCGTCGGAATAAGACGACTTAAGCAATTCGACCGACGAAGAATAACCTTTAACCCAACATCCCATTTTAGTTGAATTCCTCATACCACCTGTTTAACTGGCGGTGCTGATTACATCGCATGGTGGACAGAAGCAATCCCAACAAGAGTGATCTTATTGCCTACTATTACCCCGCCGACTAGTTAAATGCGAATTTGGCGGCTGGTTCAGGTACGAGAATAAGTGGGCGATTTCTTCGAGCGTCAGATGATTTAGCAACCCATCAGGCATCGCCGATTTTTTACTGGGTGAAATCGACTCCACTTCGTTATTCTTAATCGTCGTTTTTTGCCCGTTGGAACTTAAGATGATCATCGAGCCATCGGCTTGCGGCGAAACCAATCCCGTCATCACTCGGCCATCGGTGGTTTGCACCGTCTTGCTTGCATACTGATCGGAGATGACCTGCGAAGGGAACAAGATAGATTCCAAAATCTCTTTGCGTTGAAAACGTTGGCTGACCGTGGTGAGTTCGGGACCGATTCCCTCGCCTCTCTGGCCGTAACGATGACATTGAATACACTGCGCTTTGGCGAACACTTGCTCGCCGATCTCGGAGTTGCCGACACTCGCTTCAGGACCGCCAAGATAGGCCATTAGCTCATCGTACGTCCACCGGTTTTCAGATGTCTCGACCGGCAGCGACGGCTCAGGTTCGTTCGGATAGGTTTCCACAAACCATTTCTGCCACGCGGCCAACACGCTTGCGGCCTGATCTCCCGGCTCGCCAAATTTCTTGCCAGACCACTTTTCTAGCACCTTGACTGCAGCTTGGCCCCCTTCGTCGCCGAGCTTCAATCCACCCAAGATTGCCTGGCGATAAGGTTCGGCTTTGTCCGGTTTTTGTTCCATCCGGCTCAGGGTCAGCAGCACCTGTTGCGACAGCGGACCCTCGAGAATCGGTAGCGAACGGACCAGCAACTCCCAGTTGTCCGGGACCGGCGTCTGAGTAAGCGAAATAGCGATGTGGTTGCGGCGGTCGGGATATTTTTCGTACACCTGCCTTAGGTATGCCATTGCCTCCGGATCGGCCGATCGCGCTAGCACGGCGGCCACGCCGATGCCCAGACGTTTGGCCGCTTCGCGATCGTCACCCGCCATTTGGTGATCGAGATTAATGATCTGTTGGATCGTCTGCGGCGGCAACTTCGGCGGCAGGCCGGCGATTACCGCCAGGGCCGAACTGGGCCATTTTGCTCCGTCGGCTAGCACCATGCCACGCTCTTCCTCATTCAATTCCACAAAAAAATCGCGCGATATGTTGTCGATATAGCCACTGAAGCTGTGCCCACCGGGCAGCGTACGAGCCGTCTCGTAGAACTTGAGCAATTCAAGCTTTTGCGTCGTCGTCCACCCCTTCATAAACCGCGCATAGAGAGCGATCTGTATTTTGTCTTCTTGAGGAAGGTCGGACGAGAGCTGTTCCATCATCCGCGTCGCGGCCGAATTGCCTTGCAAGGATACGACGAGGCGAATCAGTTCGCGATTCATCAATGGATTCTGGGTTGGATATTCGATCGCAATTTTTGTGCTCAACTCCGGCACGTCTTCGGCTTTCAACTGGCCGCGCAGCAGAGCCAGTTGCATCAACCGGAGCATATCGAGAAATTCAGGATCAGCGATGAAGCCATTCATCAGCGAACTGCAACGGTTGAGAATTGCCAAGCACGTTTCGCGATCGGCGTCGACAGTGGTTAACGCGAGTGCGCCCTGCAGGAAAGCACGCTGATTTTGTTCGTTCAGAATTGCTTCGCGGTAGCCGTCCGCCGGAAGCGATTCCAGCAAACGTGTGGCGGCATAGGCGACGTGCCGGTGAGAACTGCCAAGGAGCGGCAGCAATTCCTGGATCGATGGTTGCTGATGGGCACGCACCAGCGCTTCGCAGGCCACTCGTTGCACTCGCGGATTGTGGTCAGCGAGCATTTCGGTGAGCTTCTGGCGCGTGGCGTCGTTGGGATGAATCCCCATCAGGTATGCCGCCGTAGAGCGCACTTCCGCGTCAGCATCGCCACCCAGTTTTGCCAAGAACTCGCCGTCGGGAAATGGGCCGAAGAGGTGCATCAATTCGATGGCACGGCAACGGTCGGTCGACCTATTTGCACCATTTGAAGCAATGCGCGGCAATTCCGTGTCCCACGTATTGCCGATCTTTTGCTTGATCGCGGCGATTTTCTGTCGTGCGTACGCACTGTGAAGCTGCGGCTGGCGAAGTGCTTGTTGAATGCCTTGTCCGAGGTCTGTCACTGCCGCAGGCACTTTACCTTTCCAAACGATGCGGAAGATTCCGCCTTCGGTTCCGCGGCCGCCAGTGCAAAAGTACAGACCACCATCGGGGCCGACTTCCATATCGGTGACGTTCAGTGGCTTGCCCGTGGCAAAGGTTTCCACGTCCGCCGTGTAGCTGCCTCGCTCCGATTTGACTTTCAGCGCGATAATTCGTCCTGCCGCCCAATCGCCGACAAACACGGCGTCGTGATAGCGGATTGGAAACATCAGGTGGTCGTACACGGTCACGGCCGTCGGCGAGCCGCGGCCGGTTTGCGCCAGCGACGGCAAACTGTCGTAGAAATATTCCGGCCATGTGCTCCAGCCGCTGCGCCAGCCGTACTCACCGCCGGCAACGATGTGGATCGCCCGCGTCGGCCGATACCAGGGCAGACCGACGTCCCATTCCATGTCGGAATCGTAGGTGAAAAGTTCTCCCTCGCGGTTGAAAGCAATGTCGTAGGCATTGCGAAATCCGCCGGCAAACAACTCGACGAAGCTACCGCTGGCGTTCATGCGAACCACGGTTCCGCCGGGGGCCTTGATCCCCGCAGCATGGCCACGTGGGTCTTCGTATTTTGGTGTCAGCAAGTCTCCTTCGTACCAATGATGCAGCGGACTGGTATCCCTGGCGCCGCTGGATTCGCGGTCTTCTGAGTCGACGGAGATTTCAGCGAGTTCGGTTGTCTTCACATCTGAGGCCGGATCGGTTTCCGTATGTGTGCCGTCGGTAGCTTTTGGGGATGTCGCCGTTGGGCTCCGATCCACCTGCGTGTGGTTTCCCGCCATCACGTACAGCAGGCCGTCAGGACCGAGCGTGACGGCATGAGGACCATGCTCTGCCGCTTCGCCGGTAAACTTCAGCAGTGTTTCGACTTGATCCGCCTTGCCGTCACTATCCGCGTCGCTCAGCCGATATAGCCCCAATCCGTCGCTTCCTTTACCAACCGCGAACACCTGACCATTCAGCGCGAGCAGTCCTTGCACATCTTTCACTTGGTCGCCAAATTGTTCGGCTTGGTCGGGTGTCCCGTCGCGATCGGAGTCGCGAATCAGCAGGATTCCACCACCGTCGCCTTCGCGCGAAGCGTAGATCTCACCAAATTCGTTGAAGGTCATCGCCAACAGCGAACCTGTGTCGGCTGGTGAGACGACGGTTTCGACGCGAAATTCTTGATTCGTCTGGAACCGGCCAGCAGGCGCTCCTTCTGCGGATTGCACCTCGTCGAGCCAAGGCGCTGTGGAACCCATTGGGCCGATCTCGCGCGCCGGCAGCCACTGTGAATCGTTAAAGTAATGCTTCGTCCACTGGGGAAACTCCTGGACGCTTGTTCGCCAGGATTTGTCGGAGGAATAGGCCACATGCGTGCCGCCAACATCTTTCGCGACAATCCGTGCGGCTAGTCCTGCGCTGCCCAGTTCCTTATTTGTAACCTTGACCGCTATTGTGTTCCGGCCTGGCGTAAGATATTTGGTGATATCGAAGGAGTTCAACCGCCGCCAATTGTCACCCTCGCCCACTTTGCGACTATTGACAAACAGCTCATAGGCATCGTCGCAGGTGATTTGTATTTCGCCACTTTCGGGCTGTCCCATCGGGATCGATTTGCGAAAGTAACAAATTCCCTCCGGTGCGTGTTTATCGACCGGCTGCGAGGGCGTCCAAATCCACTTGACATCTCCGTCCGCAGCATGCGCAACGGGAATTGCAATGGTCGCGCCAATTGTAAAGTACGCGGCCAGCGATGATGCGATACTGAGTATGATTCGACGCGTCCATGCGCCATGCCAGACCATAATAATGCCTCATCCGCCAAACGAGAGGAAAAAGTATTGAATGCCGCGCGCAATTCGCCCCAGCGCTCCTGCGACAAGCGACGGAAGGTTACTAGGTTTTGGAAACCTACGCAACACGGCTTAGGTTGCTAGCACGAATGGGGTGCATTTCGCACGTTGCGAATTGGCACGTTGAAATTGCCGAGCAATCGCGCGACGATAGCTTTCAGATCGTGAATTCTGAGCCCTGATTTCACTTCCCCTCCGGCAAGAAAGCTAGCCATAAGTTACGAATCCGCAAACTTTTACTGTTCTTCCAGGCACTTTTTGAACGGAAAACGGCGGAGTTTGCAACGAACCGAACTGGTAAGATCGCAAGTGCTACAATGCAGCATTCGGTCAAGAAACTGGCTTGCCTTTTGCCAAACACTAGCGATTGATGGATTCCATGGATACCGCCTCCCGCTATCTCGTTCCTTTTCACCCCAAACGCGTGCCGCATCATTTTGCGGACGTGCTGATTGTCGGCGGCGGTCTGGCCGGATTGCGGGCGGCCAATGCGATTGATCCGAGCCTGTCGGTCTTGGTGATCACGAAAGAATCGCTGCGGCAATCGAACAGTACTTACGCTCAGGGCGGCATCGCGGGAGTGCTCGATCCGGAGGATCGATTTGAAGATCACATTGCCGACACACTCGCGGCCGGCGGCAAGCTCTGCGATCGGACGGTCGTGGAGACGGTGGTGCGCGAGGCGCCACAGCGAATTCGCGAACTAATCGCGTGGGGAACCCACTTCGATCTCGAGGCGGGCGAACTGGCGCTGGGGCGCGAAGGGGGTCACAGCCACGATCGTATTGTCCACGCGTTGGGCGATGCCACCGGCAAAGAAGTGATGCGAGCCGTGATCGAGCACACTCGCACACTAGCGAACGTGCAAACTTGGGAGAACACCTTTACGATCGATCTGCTGACCGACGGGGGCGCATGTTGCGGCGCGCTGGTTTGGAATGCCCATCACGGCAAAACGATGGTCTGGGCCAAGCAGACGATTCTTTGCACCGGCGGCTGTGGGCAGGTTTTCCGAGAAACGACCAATCCCGAAGTCGCCACGGGCGATGGCTTGGCCGTGGCGTGGCGAGCAGGAGCCCAGGTGCGCGACATGGAATTCATGCAGTTCCATCCGACCGTGCTGTACATCGCCGGCAGCAGTCGCAACTTGATTACCGAAGCCATGCGCGGCGCCGGCGGGCGGTTGATCGACCGCAATGGCCGCCGCTTTATGCCGGACTATGACGATCGCGCCGAACTCGCCCCGCGCGACATCGTCAGCCGGAGCATTGTTTCGCAAATGGAAAAGACTCGACATCCGAACGTCTATCTCGACATGAGCCATCTCGATGCGCGGATGATCCGCGCTCGTTTTCCCGGCATGGCGGCGATTTGCGGCGAATTCGGGCTGGATATGACACACGACCCGATTCCGGTGCGACCGGGGGCGCATTACATGATTGGCGGCGTAACGATCGACTTGGAAGGACGCACCACGCTGCCGGGACTTTGGGCGGCGGGCGAAGTCACTTCCAGTGGATTGCATGGCGCCAATCGCTTGGCCTCCAACAGCCTGCTGGAAGGCCTGGTGTTCGGCGTGCGCGCCGGTCAAGGCGCAGCGGCCGAAGCCGCCAAAGTGCCCGATTCGTTTCTCGTGCGTCCGCTCGAAAATCTGCCGCGAGCGGATCAAGCGGAGCCGCTCGACCTAGCCGACATTCGCAATTCGCTGAAAGCGTTGATGTGGCGGTCCTGCGGCGTGCGCCGCGATGGAGGGCGATTGGCGGATGCGGTCGACGATATCGACCGCTGGTGCGGCTATGTGTTGGGGCGGCAATTTGCCGATCCCAAAGGCTGGGAATTGCAAAACATGCTGACGGTGTCGCGGCTGATGATCCGCGCCGCCTTGGAACGCGAAGAAACCCGCGGGGTACATCTGCGCACCGACTTTCCCAATACCGACGACGATCATTGGCAGCGACATTTGGTCTTTTGCAAAGCGTCTGCAATATTCCACGACCGGCAGCCAACCGTGGCAACGGCGCGGTCATCGGACGACGACCGAGTCTAGCCGGAGACAGCAGAAGACGCGCGGAGGAAGAAAATGGCTCACTCGGCGACGCGCCAACGCGTGTTAAACAGCCAGATCATCGCCAATAGCAGAGCGATAATCAGTATGCTGGTAAACCCTAAGTAGGAACAATAGAGCGGCAAGTCGCCAGCGCGATCGGGCATGTCGTTGGAGTCGAATCTCATCGGCACGGCAAACGCGGCGGCGAATGGACTGGTCGAACTCACCGAGCGGACGATCGTCGTGGCGTTGGATTTCGGAAAGAACGTCTCGGCGAAAAATCTCGTCGCCAGCGGCAAGCAAAACAGCGCGATGATGATGACATAGGTCGTCATCAGGCTGTGCGCGGTCTTGCGGAACAGAACCGAGCAAAACATCGCAACGGTGGCCGTGGTGAGGCACGTCATGGCGATGACGACAACGTATGCTACCAACGATGGAAGGTTGGCCCAGTAATAGGAAACCATCAAGCATGCCAGCAGCACCGGCCAGAGTAAAAACGAGGTCAGCACGCTCGAGACGCGCAGCCCGGACACCAGTTTGCCCCACAGAATCTGCCACGGCGAAATCGTTGTCGTCAGGAGCAAATCGAGCGTTTGCCGTTCGCGCTCGCTGGTGACGCTGCCGGCGGAAAACACCGGGCCGACGAGCATGTTGAACACCACGACATACGCGATGTAAATCGGCGACCAGGCGGCATGCCAATAGAGACAAACAGCCATCAGCGGGATGGCCAGAAACATGCTGACTTGGATTACCAGCCGCAACATCAAGGTGCCTTGGGCGAAAATCTCACTCCGCATTTCCTTGTCGTAAACCGGGTTTGCCCCGTCGGCCAGCAGCGTCGTCCGCTTGGCCGGGGCGAACAGGCGGTCTGGGAATTGATCGCGCTGAATCACCAGTCCCACGGTGCTTGTGGCTTCTCGATCGAGGTCCACGACTTCGTTCCCTTCGCTGCCAACATCGGGCGGATGCAACAGTCGGTGCGACGTGGCGGCAAACAGAGCAATGCAAATGGCCGCGGCCATTCCCGGTGCAAAGGTAATCGCCAGAAACAATCGCACTTCGCCCGATCCCTGAAAGGCGCGCCAAAACAACACGCCAACTATCGACAGCGGCAGGATCAATAAATACGACACGACGAGCGAAGCCGCGGTTCGCTGGAAATAGCTGCTACATGCGACGCTGATCATGCCAAAGGTGACGACCGACAGCACCAGTGCTAAATAGGCGGCGAGCACTTCATAGATCGAGACCCCGCCCAGCGGCAGGCAGAGCATCACGATCGGCAGTGACGAGAGAATCAGAATCGCCAGATGTGCAAGCGACGAAAACAACTTGCCAACGACAATGGCCGCGGGTTTGAGCGGACTGGCCAACAGCATTTCGTACGTCTTGCGTTCTTTTTCGCCGGTGATGGTCCCGGCCGCAAAGCTCGGCGCCATCAGCGAGGCGATGACGTATTGTCCCAAGAAGAATAAATCGACTAGATCTTGCGTCTCTTTCGACTTGCCCGTCATGTCCATTTGCAAATCCTGCGGCCAAGCCAAAACGACAACCGCCCCCAGCAGCGCATTATAGACAAAGAGCAAGACAAACGCCCGAGTCGTCCGCAGATTGACGAGCAGTTCGCGCTGCAGGACGGGGTTTTCGAGGACGTACATGGGGTAGCAATAACGAAATCCGAATGGCCAATGACGAATGGCGTTCCAACATCATACTTTCAACGCCAGCGCCCGAAAATTCTCACGCCCGCTGGAGATTGAAAATCGGGGTTTCATGCGTCATTGTCCTAACGCGGCCGATGGCCGCAACCAAAACGCGTAAGGGTGGCAAGGGGATAAACCAACATGGCGTCCAACTGGCATCATGGATCGTGCTATCCAATCTCCATCACGAGGTGAACGCCCTGAAGGACGGCAGCCGCATTGTCGCCAAGTTCGTATTCTCCATGGTATCCAACTTGTCGTGTTTTTGGCGAGTGACTTTCCAGAGAGATTAGCCGTATGGCGAAGACGCCCCCTTGAACCGTTTTGCCGACGCAGTATTGAAAATGCGTTGCAAGAATTTTCGCTACTGGTTGAATCGGCAACCAGCACCGTTGGTGGAACATGCCAAGCAGGCGACCCAGCCAAGTGGCCTGCGAGGCTCCTCCGGGATAATCGTCGGCGGCTACTTGAGATCGCCTATTGCAGCGACCGATTGCCAATGCACGGGGACTGAAGTCAACCGCGCCGACGACGGCATTGCCAGCAGCCGAAGGCGCTCACGAGTCCGAGCACGATTCCACACGGTTCCGGCACCGTCGCGATTACGCTGGCCGCCGGGGTAGTTGGAAAGTTCGTCTGCCACCAGGTAAAGTCTGCGCCGTCCACATCGCCGTCGCCATCAGCATCACCGGTGCTTCGGGTGTGGCCGCTGGCCGCGGGAAAGTTGGCCTGCCAGACGACAAAATCCGCGCCATCGACGTCATAATCACCATCGAAGTCTCCGAGAATTGCCGGCGGGCCAATGACTTGAATGGTTCCCTCATGGTCGCCAAACATGGATTTCCATGCCAGCGGTCCAGGGAGATCGGGCAATTCGATCGCCGAAAACGAGCCGTCGATGCTGTCGGCAAGGAGCAGTGTAAACGAATCGTTAACAAAGGGCGTGAAACCATCGGCAAGCGACACTCGTAGGAGACCGTCCAAATGTAGTGAGCCGCTGACGGACAGCACATCGTATTGACTTCCTGGCGCTGTGCCGCCGAGTTGGAGATCGAGTACGGAGCTTGTCCCCAGCGCGACATTGCCTCCCATGTTCATCGCTGCTGCGCTAATCCCAGGCGACACCTTGCCGTGAAATTCGATATTGCCGGGGCCGCTAATGCCCGATCCGGAATAGTTGCCCAAAAAAGTGGCCGACGAACCGCCCGACACATTGAACAAGGCGTCGGCATCGCTAGTGACATCGTTCCAAAATGTCACGTTCGATCCGCTCAATACGCGAATTCCACCGAGCAATGTTGCTTGATTATGCACACCGCCGAATACTTCCGAAGTTCCTCCGGAGAAATTCATTTGGCCGGCGTTGGCTATTCCCGTGCCTCCGGCGAAAATCGCCCCATGCCCGCTGATGATACCAGCCGCGTTCACCAGTGGCTGAAAAAAATCGATCGTGCCTGCTTGCAAGTTGATGCGACCCGTATTGACGGCGCCGCCGATGAACGTCAGCGTTTTGTCGGCTTCTGCTCGAATCTCGCCGCCGGCCAAGTTATTCATGGCGGCAACAATTCGCCCCTCGCCGCGCAATAATCCAAAATTGTTGACGGCGGACGCATGCAGCGTTGCGGCCGGGCCGGTGAGATTCGTTTCCCCCGAGTTGTTGAAGGCTCCGGTCGTAAACGAAGCTCCGCCATCGATCGCAAAATAGGCAGCCGACTGTACCTCTGTTTTTACGACTGGATTGAGTATGCGTCCGGCTCCGAGAGTCCATGCGCTTCCCAGCGGGCCCGTCGATCCAATCGTCAAGCCTTGAGCGCCGGTGATTCGCAGCGTGCCGCCAGTAAAGGCAAATGTGCCGTCGTTCACCAGTTGCCCGGTCGTCAGCGATCCGCCTGCCAGCGTGAGTGTATTGAGCGGATGGATGGTCGTTGTGCCGTCGAGTGTTACATACTGATTCGTTGCTATCGTGGGGCTTGGACCGAATGGCTGATCGGCTCCGGTGTTCAAATTGCCGAAAAACGTCACTGCGCCGGAGGTGAGTTGAATGGCTCCGCCATCGGCGTTCAGTGTACCTAGGTGGGCCGAACCGCCAGTCATCTGAATCATCCCTTGAGGGCGAAGCGTCGTGGAGCTTCCGGATGCGTCGAGCGACGTTCCCGCAGGCAAATTCACTTGCCCGCCGCTGGCCACGACCAGCCCACCGGGAGCTTCCAGCGAATTGCCGTCGGATAGGTTGACCTGCGAATCGTATTGAATCGCGAGAGTTCCGTGTATTTGAAGTTCAGAAAGTGGGCCGATCAGGTTATAAACGCCTCTGGCGCCCGTGGCATAATCGCCGGCGATTTCCGCCCGGCCGCCGTTTTGGATCGCAAACTGTTTGTCCGGCGCTAGCTCGAAGGTGCTGCCGGCCGCGACATTCAGCAGGCCGCCGTCAATGAGAACATTTCCGCCTGCCGTGAAGTCGCCTTGGCTCGATGCACCACCGATATTGATCGTGGCTGTTTTGAGGATCGCTACCGCGGCGCCGTCGAGCGAAACCAATCGAGCACCGTCCGAAGAAGTTCCGACATTCACCGTGACCAATCCCGTAGAATTGCTGCCGAATGTAGCATTTGCGATACGCAACAATGAATCGGCACCCTGAACTTCGAAATTGGCAGAGCTATTGCCGCCCGCTATGGGTGCTACGATGATCGAATTGATTGTCAAACTCGCGCCGGAAGTAATGTTAACGTTCGCGACATTCCCGCTGAGTTGATCGGCCACCGACACAAAGTCAAAATTGCCTTGTGCCCGATGGCTGAAGGTGACATTCGCTGAATTGCTATCGCGGCCCCATCGTCCGACGGACCCAGATGCAGACGAGGATTCGCCGTCGATCAGCAGGACGCCATTCCCTTGGGTGCCAACATCGAGTTGCCCTGAAAAGTTCAACGTGCCGCCATTCGCGACCGACATTTGGCCGCCATCGACAATGGATATCGATCCATTCCACCTCGAATTTGGGCCGGTGACTGTCACCACGGAGTTCAACGGAGTGGCAAAACCATCGCACCAGACGTCTCCGCCATTCTCCACGGTGATGGAGCTCCCGTTACTAAGGTGAAATCGATCGCCTGGTATCGCGAGCGTGCCGCCGTCGATCAGGACGTTGCCTCCGACGGAGATCTCGCTCTCTGACAAAAATCCTGTGCCGAGCGCAGCTCCGGCATTGACCACTAGTTCATTCCCAACGTTAAGATAAACTGGTGTGCCCAAATCGTTTCCAAGTTGCAGCACGGTTTCGGCTCCCGAAATCGTCACATGGTGATTGCCTCCCGGGGCGGTCACATTAAGTGTCTTGACGCCCCCCACGCTCATCAACGTGACCTCTCCTGCGGTCAACGCCAGATCCTTGATTGCGGCTGGGGCGCTGGAGAAGGCGATGTTATACGGAGCCTGAAGGCTTCCAACAGCCAAGAGAACCGAGTCTGACACGCCCGGAGCAGAACCGTCTAACCAACGGGA from Pirellulales bacterium includes the following:
- a CDS encoding HEAT repeat domain-containing protein, giving the protein MVWHGAWTRRIILSIASSLAAYFTIGATIAIPVAHAADGDVKWIWTPSQPVDKHAPEGICYFRKSIPMGQPESGEIQITCDDAYELFVNSRKVGEGDNWRRLNSFDITKYLTPGRNTIAVKVTNKELGSAGLAARIVAKDVGGTHVAYSSDKSWRTSVQEFPQWTKHYFNDSQWLPAREIGPMGSTAPWLDEVQSAEGAPAGRFQTNQEFRVETVVSPADTGSLLAMTFNEFGEIYASREGDGGGILLIRDSDRDGTPDQAEQFGDQVKDVQGLLALNGQVFAVGKGSDGLGLYRLSDADSDGKADQVETLLKFTGEAAEHGPHAVTLGPDGLLYVMAGNHTQVDRSPTATSPKATDGTHTETDPASDVKTTELAEISVDSEDRESSGARDTSPLHHWYEGDLLTPKYEDPRGHAAGIKAPGGTVVRMNASGSFVELFAGGFRNAYDIAFNREGELFTYDSDMEWDVGLPWYRPTRAIHIVAGGEYGWRSGWSTWPEYFYDSLPSLAQTGRGSPTAVTVYDHLMFPIRYHDAVFVGDWAAGRIIALKVKSERGSYTADVETFATGKPLNVTDMEVGPDGGLYFCTGGRGTEGGIFRIVWKGKVPAAVTDLGQGIQQALRQPQLHSAYARQKIAAIKQKIGNTWDTELPRIASNGANRSTDRCRAIELMHLFGPFPDGEFLAKLGGDADAEVRSTAAYLMGIHPNDATRQKLTEMLADHNPRVQRVACEALVRAHQQPSIQELLPLLGSSHRHVAYAATRLLESLPADGYREAILNEQNQRAFLQGALALTTVDADRETCLAILNRCSSLMNGFIADPEFLDMLRLMQLALLRGQLKAEDVPELSTKIAIEYPTQNPLMNRELIRLVVSLQGNSAATRMMEQLSSDLPQEDKIQIALYARFMKGWTTTQKLELLKFYETARTLPGGHSFSGYIDNISRDFFVELNEEERGMVLADGAKWPSSALAVIAGLPPKLPPQTIQQIINLDHQMAGDDREAAKRLGIGVAAVLARSADPEAMAYLRQVYEKYPDRRNHIAISLTQTPVPDNWELLVRSLPILEGPLSQQVLLTLSRMEQKPDKAEPYRQAILGGLKLGDEGGQAAVKVLEKWSGKKFGEPGDQAASVLAAWQKWFVETYPNEPEPSLPVETSENRWTYDELMAYLGGPEASVGNSEIGEQVFAKAQCIQCHRYGQRGEGIGPELTTVSQRFQRKEILESILFPSQVISDQYASKTVQTTDGRVMTGLVSPQADGSMIILSSNGQKTTIKNNEVESISPSKKSAMPDGLLNHLTLEEIAHLFSYLNQPPNSHLTSRRGNSRQ
- the nadB gene encoding L-aspartate oxidase, which codes for MDTASRYLVPFHPKRVPHHFADVLIVGGGLAGLRAANAIDPSLSVLVITKESLRQSNSTYAQGGIAGVLDPEDRFEDHIADTLAAGGKLCDRTVVETVVREAPQRIRELIAWGTHFDLEAGELALGREGGHSHDRIVHALGDATGKEVMRAVIEHTRTLANVQTWENTFTIDLLTDGGACCGALVWNAHHGKTMVWAKQTILCTGGCGQVFRETTNPEVATGDGLAVAWRAGAQVRDMEFMQFHPTVLYIAGSSRNLITEAMRGAGGRLIDRNGRRFMPDYDDRAELAPRDIVSRSIVSQMEKTRHPNVYLDMSHLDARMIRARFPGMAAICGEFGLDMTHDPIPVRPGAHYMIGGVTIDLEGRTTLPGLWAAGEVTSSGLHGANRLASNSLLEGLVFGVRAGQGAAAEAAKVPDSFLVRPLENLPRADQAEPLDLADIRNSLKALMWRSCGVRRDGGRLADAVDDIDRWCGYVLGRQFADPKGWELQNMLTVSRLMIRAALEREETRGVHLRTDFPNTDDDHWQRHLVFCKASAIFHDRQPTVATARSSDDDRV
- a CDS encoding ABC transporter permease subunit; its protein translation is MYVLENPVLQRELLVNLRTTRAFVLLFVYNALLGAVVVLAWPQDLQMDMTGKSKETQDLVDLFFLGQYVIASLMAPSFAAGTITGEKERKTYEMLLASPLKPAAIVVGKLFSSLAHLAILILSSLPIVMLCLPLGGVSIYEVLAAYLALVLSVVTFGMISVACSSYFQRTAASLVVSYLLILPLSIVGVLFWRAFQGSGEVRLFLAITFAPGMAAAICIALFAATSHRLLHPPDVGSEGNEVVDLDREATSTVGLVIQRDQFPDRLFAPAKRTTLLADGANPVYDKEMRSEIFAQGTLMLRLVIQVSMFLAIPLMAVCLYWHAAWSPIYIAYVVVFNMLVGPVFSAGSVTSERERQTLDLLLTTTISPWQILWGKLVSGLRVSSVLTSFLLWPVLLACLMVSYYWANLPSLVAYVVVIAMTCLTTATVAMFCSVLFRKTAHSLMTTYVIIIALFCLPLATRFFAETFFPKSNATTIVRSVSSTSPFAAAFAVPMRFDSNDMPDRAGDLPLYCSYLGFTSILIIALLLAMIWLFNTRWRVAE